The sequence below is a genomic window from Melospiza georgiana isolate bMelGeo1 chromosome 6, bMelGeo1.pri, whole genome shotgun sequence.
CAAATTGCAAAATAATCCTCAGGAACCAATTTTAATATGGTTTATCAGTAAAAAACTCTTGGAAATAAAGAATGGCTATGTCCATTCCTGTACAGTAAACTATATCTAGTAATCAAAAATCTCTCCACTCAAACTAATAGTTTGTGAAATTTATGACAGAAGAAGCTAAAGAAGCAAACTCATTTATCAAAAACTCTCACGTCAGTTTAAAGTAAAGGCTGTCTTGCAAGTAGCTGTTTACTTGTTGAGTTGCTGCCATAATTAATTCCTACAAATCATTAGGAAAAAGCAATTGCACAAACCAAAATAAGACAAACTCCCATAATTCTATTGACAATTTATATTCTCATGAGGTCCTGTAAACACAGTTATTTCATAACATTTACATGCAATATGTGGTTCCATATTTATATGTAAGAAAGATACCAATCTAATTCTGTTAAAGATCAGGCCACTGCACTTGAGCCTCCAAGTTACATTTCAATATACACTGATGATGAAACACTTTCTACTTACATCTACATTCCATCCATGCAAAGAACAGCATTAATCAGCAACTATTCAGTGTGCAAAATTTGACCTTTCATACTGGGACCTCTCTGAGAATACTGCACAATTAAGTTCTGTTTTTTTCAATTCTTAAAGGAGGCttttaaaaaagactggaaCAAATTTTTAGCAGGGCCTGTTGCAATAGGAGAAGGGGTGatagttttaaactgaaagtgGGTAGATTCAAACTAGATATAAGGAAGATTTTTACAGCAAGGGTGGTAAAAGACAgtacaggttgcccagagaggcagaAGATCCCTTAtctctggaaacattcaaggtcagggTGGGTGGGGCTCAGAAGGCATCCCTGGTCATTGTAGGAGAAGCTGGACTAGACAACCTTTAAAAGTTTCTTGCAACCCAAATTATTCTATTATTCCCTTTTATATTTCATGAAGTTTTATTGAGTTTTTTTTTACAGATGAGATTGACTCTCCTATGCAAACATGTGCCATTGGTACTATGTGTTTAAAGAAATGTGGTATGTTAACTTCAAAGTCTTTTAGCTTTACAGTACGAAACCTGGTTATTATAGAAGACTAAAATCATGAGTGTTTCacattaattaataaattaaatatttttaactgtCCGTCTTCAGCTATTTACTCCTCTATACAGAAAAACAACCCTAAGTATATAATAGTTATCTATGTTGCCAAAACAGGAAGCAATCTTCACCGAGTTTAATTTAAGGCCAGTCGCATTGGATTCTCTATATTGGCTTTCAAGGTCTCCAGAAACTTTGAAGCCAGTTCATCATCCACCACCCGACCATCACTCGAGAGAGTCACTGTCATGAGCTGATGCTGCTCAAGTTTCTCATTCCCTTCTTCATCCTCCACAATCTTGAGCGCTGGTCTGGCTCGGCCCACAGCGAGGATGCAGGCCTGAGGAGGGTTTATGACTGCTGTGAAATCACTGATGCCAAACATGCCCAGATTGGAGATACTGAATAAAACAGAAAGGAGTTTCAGTAACATCAGAAATTACACATCACCTCCAGGAAATAATCTATATACAAGAACTGCTATAATTTAAATTTCCTCCAAGGCAAAACCTATTAAGTTAAAAATAGATCTGAACTGTTTTCAGTTGAGCACACGCAGACTCTCAAGGGTTTGGAATTTTTGCAATTAAGAATTATGCACCTTTTAAAAAGTCTCATTTCTTTACAGCAATGGATTCTTGCACTGCACACAATGAAGCCAGAAAGTAAGCGAGCAAAGCAATgtctttaaatatattttgactGTCTCTGTTCCAAGCCAAATGTCTTTTAGACTGAGCATCACAACTGCAGGTTACAATGGCTGCTGGTATCCACTAAGCAAGAAAATTTGGGCATCTAGGTATCACAAGTATCACATGAAAACATTTCTGCCTGGGTCACCACCTGTCAAGTGGTACATTAGGAAAGGCTTGAATTCTTCTGTGACAAGTTGTCTATGGAGAAAGCTGGCCCACCATCTCCTCCTTTCTGGTTATGGTTACAGAAAAGACTGGAAAGAGGATTAAATGGTACAGTCCCACCATCAAATGGCACCACTGCCATATTCACCACACACCAAGTCCTGAAGTGTCACATCCACCTgctttttgaacacttccagggatgatgattcaaccacttccctggacaaCCTGTTACAATGCTTGACAATCCATttcatgaagaattttttcctaacatccaatctaaacttcccttggtgcaacttgaggccatttcctctcttcctgctactacctgggagaagaggccaacccACACCTCACTACAACTATACTCCTTTTAGGCAGAAAGAGCGAAGAGTGGTATGGTCTCTCCTGATTTAACAATCCCAGTTCCTTCAGCTCTTCCTCACAagatttgtgctccagacccttcaccagctccactgccctactctggacacactccaggacctcaatgtctttcttgtggGGATGGaaccaaaactgaacacaggtctcaaggtgtggcctcaccagtgccaagtacagaTGAAATGAACCTGTAGCAGGGTAATTGTTTCCCCCTGATACAAGACACTCAGTCTAGGTTTGACCCTCAGAACCATCACAAGGGGTTTCAATCTAAACAGAGcaagattttaaaagcaatgcATTAAAAGACAGTGGAATAGCTGAGGATAAAACAGTTCTGAACCCATGGTGCATGTATTAAATGCTGCTAAGTTTTACCTAAAGGATCCTCCCTGGTACTCTTCTGGCAACAATTTTCCATCTCTGGCCTTCTTTGCTAGAGCCTAcagaagatgaaagaaaacaggcagagaaaagaaaaacattgtgTGTTGTAATAGActaattctttttatttcaataaGACATTTTTAAGTACCACAGAGGTATTaggtaagcaaaagtcactTGCTTTTGGATTTAGAGAAGCACCTCAGCAACACTGTTGTTCTATCTGCAATGATTTGGCAAAGAGACTAGGACACAAAACTTCATTTTCCCACCAATATTGGCTGTTCAATAAAAGCTGTTCTCTCACCTTCCAAATATTGTTCCAGTTTTTACAATGAAACCACCATTCTCTCTGGTGGTTTTAGATTATCTAGCAAAATACTGATGAGATAAATTAATAGTATTCCTAACATATTTGTTTAAAGAAACTGACATGTACCATTTCAGAACTTTCTACCAGACTAAATGAATATATTTCTCCCAGCTAAACATTCAGCCACCTTTAGAAGGGTGCCTTTAAGGTCACTCCTTCTGTGATCTCCATTTCATTTGTGAGACTTTACTTTAAAATTCAACAGAAGAAAGCTTCAAATACAGCCCAAGTTCATACTATGTTCCAAGATACGATCACAGAGCTGTACAAAACTCTAAAATTCATAATAAGCATGTAAAAGTTACAAAGATACACTAAGCTTTAGTTTAGGCTTTTTCTCATCTCTGAATAATTGGTGAAGACAATAGACATGGGAACAGTATTCACACAACAGGATCAATAGAAGCGTGATGCGTTTGTGCAATTGCATTATTTGAATGATGACAATCCAGTGCCAGGATGCACATGACCTGGAAAGAAGTCAACATTAACATGCAGCAGAAGGGGACAGATAAGCAATTACACAAAGACAGTGCCTGCCAAACTACAAGGGAGACTGacagagaagcagctgcagttCCAGTGTGTGCACATCAGGTACGTGTTTATTTCAGTAATTCAGTGAGGAAGCTGAAAAGTAAAATGATGTTAGTGTGGACACCTATGTCACACACATTCCACTTGAAAGGCAAGGGGAATGCTCACTATCATGGCCCCATTGAAAGTAACACAAGCTGCATTTCCATCATGGGAACTGCAGGACATTGATCTGTGGTAAGAGAGGTTTGCAATACTGCACACTATTACAGGTATTGGGGATTATAATGAAAGCAGAACACTGAACAATGCTTCTCTTCTTGTCATTCTATCACTAACCCCACAACAACCTCAGCTGACCTTCCTCCTCAACTGGATACTAGTGTAAGGAATTGCTTTCACAACACATTCAGCATAAAGTAAGCAATAtggactggaaaaaaaatcttaaagacACCCATTGATGAATGCTTTGTGGTATAACCCATCTTTTTCTGCCACAACTTTTTGGCTGTTCCCCTCCATCAACACAGACTATTATGGCTTCTATAGTTTCacacaaaaggcaaaaatttaTGAAGTGCAGTACTGTCTAGTTTGGGGACACTTTTATGTCCTAGGACTGCATTCCTCAGATGCTGTAGGTCTTTGATTAGCACTCGTTAAATGACAAAAAATGGCCTGTCTTGGGACATTTTATCATTCATTCTACTTTTGCCTGCCAAAACCCACTCCTTTATCTGGCAACAACTGCCACATATCACTCTGACTGGCACCTGGTCTATGCAAAATACTGCTCATTAGTCTGAGGAGTTTGATGTTACATCCTTAACTGAACTGcatattggaaaaaaatgcagacagaAATATGTTCCATAATATAACTGCAAAGAGTAGAAAACGCAGACACAAGAAATTttctgggaaagggaaaaaacacaaaaaaccaaaatctcaAACCCCAAGACTGGAAATACTAATGAAACTAGCATTAAGTAGCATTCTCTTGAGGATTAAAGAATTTCAATTATATTAAATTGCAAAAGTCTGTACAGGTTTATTTTTCAAGCAGTCTAGCCACCATTCAAATAAATAACACAATATTATTGTTGATGAAAAATGCAGTTGCAAAATTAATAAGAATTTTGAAGTGTAAGTAATGCTGAAACCGCTTTAGTTCCACTGCCTTTGTTATTACTGATGTGTATCTGGGTCACGCTACATTTTCTGCTACAGAAAACCATACAGCTGCTCCATTCCTCAGCCTGCTGCACATTTCAGACCCACCTTTGCAGAGGCAGCAATTTCCTTTATTCCCTTGGCAGCAACATCTTTTATGATTGGCGTAATGAGCCCTCGGTCCGTTGCCACGGCAATGGAGATGTCAATGGACTGCAGCCGCCTGCAGGCTTCCCCATCCCACGTTACATTCACATCTGGCATTTGCTAAAACACAGAcagacaataaaaaaaagacAGCTGTTAGAAGAATAACAGTGCAATCAGTtattaagaaaaaggaaattcctTTAAGACACATAGCTACCTACAGGCATCCGCCAAGCGAATTAGCTTGctgattttattaatttttacttcatcaaaaagaaggaaatttatGCACCAGAAACTAAAAATGGCAGGACAGACAGAAGTTTGTTTGGTgttgctgggaaaaaaaccccacattacTTCAAATGCAACGTAAATTTCCTCACTGATAACACCTTATGATGGCCAGCATGTAAACCCTCAAAGCAATGCAACTTCTCCCACAAAATAAATCACAGGATGCTGGATCTTAAAGCATGGAAATGGACATCCTACTATGTCCACATGTTTTTCACTGATTTCTCAAGCATGATTCCCAACAAATAATTTATGTTGCAGGTACACTCACTGTTATTCAGATGTTCTCCTAAAATGCATCAGATTATTTTTGTGGGTGGACTAAGTTAAAATTGAGATGTTCACTGATAATTTCATTTAGTTTTTTGAGTTTAATGAAATGAAGAAGATATTCCAGAAAAATTACAGGAGGGACACAATATCAAAAGTGACTGTCTATCTAAAGTAACTGCACTCCTAGGAAGAAGTGGTATAACAGTACTCTGTGTTTCTATTCTTCAACACCAGCATgtacagtggggaaaaaaaaaaagaaggaaagagagaaaagaagaaaaaagtatgTAGTATTCTTCTTTGCAAGCTAAATAAACTTCTAGAAGTCCTAAGCTTTAGACAGTTTTAAGATGCTCTCAAGCAGGTGCTGTGCAACTCAAACTCTTTATATAAAAAGAGACTGTAGGGACAGAATTTGTCACTTTGTAAATGAAAGGACAGCTGCTATAGGAGGTGTTGCTACAAAGCCCAGCCACTTGAGGATATCAGCCTGGAAATTTTACTTCCTTTCTGCACCCTTCTCCCTCCTTGTACCAGAAAGAAGAATGGTTCTACTGGGCAGTCACCTGGTGAGCCCACGGGCACATTCATACAATCTTGCCTGTCAAATATCTAGACCAAGCTGAAACAGAGAAGCCATAACTGAAGTTGTGATATCCTAAGTGAAGGAGAAATTTAGCATGTTCAAGAACCAATACAAGCAGAATCTTGAGGTGTGTCAAACTGTCAAACCAGCTGCAGTCAGCTCATTAGAGCTAGAACAACACATTTTTCATTGTTCAGAAATAAAGTAGTAACAAAATATTCCCTGAAGAGCACTCAGAAAAGAGTCAATGAAACTGCCTTGAATTTAAACTTGAAGATGTATTCACACCACCCAGCttcagggaggagaggtacaGGTGGAAGTgggttttcattttaaagcagtTGCCCACATGTTTCCTTAAAATACTGACAGGAAGTAGATGAGATGTGAGCTTGATCATGAACTTGTTTCCTGATATACTGAGTTAAATCTGTTGGGTCTTGtttaatgtattattttaatAGTCAAACAAATGCTAGCATAGATTTCTAACAAAGCAAGACGGTAGAAGAATTTTATTGATTACTTCCATATCAACACAATATTATTATCAGCTCAAAAGCTAACAGCCCCCTCAGaagacaaaacacaaaacctcTTGCTCTCTGTCTCCTGTTCCTTTTACCTGCTCTCTGGTGCAGAGATAAGTTATTCAACACTCCCAGCAGTTTATGGTAAATTTTGGGTATCACTATTTCCTCACAAAAGGTTTCATTAGACCACTAAAAAAGCTTCTTGTTATGTACAAATCTAACAAAAGCACAGCACACATATTTAGCCCCTCCTTTTGGTTTTGGTATTAACTTGCAGAGGTTTTTTCCCAGTCTAAATAAGGCCTGAAATTTCTCTCAGGCACTTGCTTATGAAACTGTTTAGAACCCTCTCTATTTCCAGTCCAAATTATTCATTGAGCTATACCTCTTCAAATTATACATTAATATTTAGTACATGTTCAGCTAGAAATCTGTTAAGTCTTTTCCAGTCCAGTGTTCTCTCAATTCCATACATCCATAGGAATAGGAACACTCCTCCAACTTAAACATAAATTCCTCTCAACCTTTAAACAGTTTGAATTATCCTCACAAATGAGAAAACCAGCTCTCACATCCTTTCCAATGTTTTTATATTATTGTGAGGTAATCCAGGCCATGAGAATTCCTAGCAATGAGCAGAGTGGTTGCCAgaagaatttttatttccaagcAGGTATCATTCAATGTGCCATCAGAATACACCTGAGGTAATAACAAGGTTTGTGTAAGACTTAGATAAAGACTTGCTTATAACTAAAAGAAATAAGATGTACCTAAGATTAAATTAATGATCTTGGCAATGGCTGTAGTCTGCTGACTAAACAACTACTATGATTTGCAGATGTTAACTGCAGTAAGTGGATCTCCACTAAGAAGTTCTCATTTTTATAGTTCACAGCGTATCCAGTGAAACCTAGAAAcctaaaaaaacctaaaaaactTACTGGCAATAAGTAATACAGAATTACCAGCTTTACTGTGATCCCACTCATATCTCCATATACTCACAAAATGCTTTGCTTGTCTCCTTGGGAGTTTActactaaaatatatttttaaagtcaATTATTTGCTTACCTTCAGAGTAACTGCTGTTGCCTTGATAATAAAATCATTTACAGATACTTTAATGTCATCTGCaaagggaaacagaaaatttttttaaaaagataacaATCATTGTTTGTAAGATTTGCTTTATCAGCATTTGTGTGATGACAAGAGTCTAGTGATTCAGCAGATTTATTTCTTAGAAGCATTAACAGAAAGTCACTTATCTTCAAAATCCAATAATAAAAGAGGGAAAACTTTTCCCCCCTTGGGACAAAAGGCATATCCATCAAGAAAAATCTCATGCAAAGACACTCAGGAGAGTTTCAGGAGACTAAAACTGGTAACTAAAATCAGGAGTGGCATCAGAAGCAGGGATAAGAGATACAAAGCAGATTAGGCCATAAAATTACCCTGAAATGCATGACATTTACACAATATTAAACTCATCATTCTCACAATACAAAAAAACTACATTACACTTCCACCACCTTCACCACTCTCAGCAAAACTGATCAAGTAGCCAAACTGCCTAATTTTCAAATCTGGTTTATGGCATATAACATAcacatctttaaaaatatttttgcaagggaaaataatttataaataattatatcaAGTGAAACATTCTTAAGTCATCATAAATTTAGAGGAGTGAACCAAGTATTCACTTACCACATAACTGGCCTGCAACATTTGCCATGATTAGTAATCTATGTGTAAGAAGAGAGACAGCATTCCAACAGAACATAATGTAACTTTCAATTCTATGCTGCACTGACAGAATTTCACATCAGACAGACCTGTACCTTCATCATCAAACATACACTGGTTTCTGTTTACATGCTACATTCCTAACCCTTGGCAAAAATGTCACTGTCTGGTAGTAGAGCAGGAATACAGTTAAATGATCCACATCTGGTAATATTTTACCCTGCATCACTGAAGTTTATAATAGTAGAAAACCCCACAATTTCCttcagaggaaacaaaaatcTACCAGGACAAGCTCTGTAATTCAATTTCATGCAAAGACATATGGCTTTTCCACCTCTGCATTTAAAGGAAATACTCATTAAGAATCAACAACAGCAGGAGAGGTGTGAAAAATTTCAAGTGAGTCTTCCTAACTAAGATCCTTTTTTGGTTCATTCCTTATGAACTGCTGCTGCTTAAAGAAAATATCAACATCAGAAAATGTCTTTGACATTCATTTGTGAATAAGATACCATTAGGAAAAATAACAGGTAGAAAAATCACCTGGGTACTGTTGCATTAAAATTAGTCACTCAAAACTCCAGTAGAAGGAAAAGCGGCTCCTGTACCATCATCTAGAAAACCTGAATATATCTgtcaaatttaattttagacCACACAAACAGATAAACAAGCATGGGCTAGTCACTGTACAGAACAGCTGGCCTCAGTTTCTCAATCAGCAGagcaataaaaatgtaaattaaaatattctgctgCATTATTCTGAATGAGAGCTCACATGGCTTAGGAAAGCTACTATTTGAACCGATAAGCTTTCAAACCATGCCAGTAACCCTGAAGCTTTAGATCAACATTTGAAGTGTCTTAGACCTAAAATTATTTTACCCAAGTCACAGACTCAGTACCAGTCTAGGAGGTGAATGTCTCCATCACCAAACAGAGCATCACTAGTGCTTATGCAGCCTGGTAATTGTGGAAAATAAGACTTCAAGAGTGATGTGTGAGTTGGCAAAGTAACACCCCAGTCTCCCTGTATCCTGACAAGTTGTCCAATTCAACAACTGCCAGGAACTACAGCTTGAGTCCAacatactgaaaaaaaccctatttGAATGCATAGTGGTCTACCGAGACAAAATCTCCACCTCCTGGGGAAGTTTATgtaaacaggaaaaattaaattatagtATAACCAAATTAGTATTACCACATGTTAAAGTGAATCAGACTACTAACCTTTGGCCAATTcttttcttaatttcaaaacAGCATCAATGGCACAGTCAGCAGCAGCATATGCATGAGGTATGGTGGTTTTAGATTCTGTTAATCTCTTAGCAATAACTCTTCGGATGTTGCTAGCTGGGATTTCTGTGAACGTGCCCTAAAGAAATCACATGATGCATATTAAATACCAGGACAGCAATCAGTTCCCCTTTGCTGAA
It includes:
- the PDHX gene encoding pyruvate dehydrogenase protein X component, mitochondrial, whose product is MPALSPTMEEGNIVKWLKKEGDTVNVGDALCEIETDKAVVTMESSDDGILAKILVEEGSKNVRLGSLIGLLVEEGQDWKQVEIPADAGSPPSVAPPAPAPASAPAAPSVSAPPKLQHQPGKLQVRLSPAARNILETHGLDPSNVTPTGPRGIFTKEDALKLLQEKQKGKPSELKPVVSPAPAAVPSPSQAPAVTSYPRPAIPPISKPGQPAALGTFTEIPASNIRRVIAKRLTESKTTIPHAYAAADCAIDAVLKLRKELAKDDIKVSVNDFIIKATAVTLKQMPDVNVTWDGEACRRLQSIDISIAVATDRGLITPIIKDVAAKGIKEIAASAKALAKKARDGKLLPEEYQGGSFSISNLGMFGISDFTAVINPPQACILAVGRARPALKIVEDEEGNEKLEQHQLMTVTLSSDGRVVDDELASKFLETLKANIENPMRLALN